The following coding sequences lie in one Lolium perenne isolate Kyuss_39 chromosome 2, Kyuss_2.0, whole genome shotgun sequence genomic window:
- the LOC127336905 gene encoding BRAP2 RING ZnF UBP domain-containing protein 1 — protein sequence MFSLLIESVELPVPDAFAALPTADADEAGTSSSTAGGGATASNPISPRSSNPLPSTTSATTPLELPGVPPAASARNPKIHHTRGVLHLYRSSPSLPASSYASAVAVAATPSSSSSGPTAPPLQSDSLLPSWRGTRLLVLAVPTRVSPEDFVRFCGPYVEHASEIRVISDDGVEDRYSVLVEFEDQKSADGFYLDLNGWRFSSSEVEVCHVLFIVAVQYMPSAVPPVGSTELPTCPVCIERLDQDISGIVATNCDHSFQCSCVSMWVSSSCPVCQFCQKQSETPTNPTCSVCQTSENLWICVICGFVGCGRYKEGHSIRHWKDTQHCYSLDLETQRVWDYVGDSYVHRLNHSKSDAKHSKLRSKCEFSGDNDDSDMGGVMFSSKTDTIVDEYNRLLASQLETQREYYEALLSDAKKDREHISVAVDKAVNDKLQEMQLKLENTMLEKKKVAEMNEKLMKSQDIWSKTVKGIEERERAQLRLKDDTILDLEEQIKDFKYSIKLQKSIEKSTHADDLKGGMLVPLAMESESGKGKRSSRSKRRN from the exons ATGTTCAGCCTTCTAATCGAGTCCGTCGAGTTACCCGTGCCCGACGCCTTCGCCGCCCTCCCCACCGCCGACGCCGACGAAGCCGGAACCAGCAGCTccaccgccggcggcggcgcaacCGCATCAAATCCCATCTCCCCGCGCTCCAGCAACCCTCTCccctccaccacctccgccacAACCCCTCTCGAGCTGCCCGGCGTACCCCCCGCCGCGTCCGCACGAAACCCTAAGATCCACCACACCCGCGGTGTCCTCCACCTCTACCGCTCCTCCCCCTCCTTGCCCGCCTCATCctacgcctccgccgtcgccgtcgccgccaccccctcctcttcctcctccgggcCCACCGCCCCACCGCTCCAATCCGACTCGCTGCTCCCG TCATGGCGCGGCACGCGCCTCCTTGTGCTCGCCGTCCCTACCCGCGTCTCGCCGGAGGACTTCGTCCGTTTTTGCGGCCCCTACGTTGAGCACGCCTCCGAGATCCGTGTCATCAG CGACGATGGGGTGGAGGACCGGTACAGCGTGCTTGTGGAGTTTGAGGATCAAAAGAGTGCCGACGGATTCTACCTGGACCTCAATGGCTGGAGGTTCTCGTCCTCAGAG GTAGAGGTGTGCCATGTTCTGTTTATAGTTGCTGTGCAATACATGCCATCCGCTGTGCCACCAGTTGGATCTACTGAGCTTCCGACATGTCCTGTTTGCATTG AAAGGTTGGATCAAGACATCAGTGGAATTGTGGCAACCAATTGTGACCATTCTTTCCAGTGTTCATGCGTTTCAATGTGGGTCAGTTCATCTTGTCCG GTTTGTCAGTTTTGTCAGAAGCAGTCTGAAACTCCTACAAATCCTACATGTTCTGTTTGTCAGACCTCTGAAAACCTCTGGATCTGTGTGATATGTGGTTTTGTTGGATGCGGAAG GTATAAAGAAGGCCACTCAATTAGGCACTGGAAAGACACTCAGCACTGCTATTCTCTTGATTTGGAAACTCAACGTGTTTGGGATTATGTCGGTGACAGTTATGTTCATCGTCTTAATCACTCGAAAAGCGATGCAAAACATTCTAAGCTCAGGTCAAAGTGTGAATTTTCTGGGGACAACGATGACTCGGATATGGGTGGAGTTATGTTTAGCAGCAAAACTGATACA ATCGTGGATGAATACAACCGTCTTCTTGCAAGCCAACTTGAAACTCAGAGAGAG TATTACGAGGCTCTTCTGTCAGACGCTAAGAAAGATAGGGAACACATTTCTGTTGCTGTGGATAAAGCTGTAAATGATAAGCTTCAAGAGATGCAACTTAAGCTTGAAAATACTATGTTGGAGAAAAAGAAAGTTGCAGAA ATGAATGAAAAACTCATGAAGAGCCAGGATATATGGTCCAAGACAGTAAAAGGAATAGAGGAAAG GGAGAGAGCGCAGTTGAGGCTGAAGGATGATACAATTCTTGACCTGGAAGAACAG ATTAAAGACTTCAAGTACTCGATTAAGTTGCAAAAATCGATAGAGAAGAGTACACATGCTGATGATCTCAAAGGAGGTATGCTGGTGCCACTGGCCATGGAATCAGAATCTGGAAAGGGTAAAAGATCGTCAAGAAGCAAGAGGAGGAATTAG